In Paenibacillus sonchi, the genomic stretch ACGGATTTGGATACGTTCTGGGATAATCTGATGAGCGGCAAGTCCGGAGTCTCAACGGTAGATACCTTTGATGTCAGTGAGTACACTACCAAAATTGCAGCATCAGTCAAAGACTTTGATCCTGAGGAGCGGTTTGGCCGCAAGGAAGCGCGGAAGATGGACCGTTTTGTCCAGTTTGCCGTGGCCGCCGGAGAAGATGCGCTGAAGGACAGCGGACTTGTGATCGGTGAAGGTATCGATGCGGAACGGATCGGAGTATCCGTCGGTTCCGGTATTGGAGGACTGGGCACATGGGAAGACAACCATAATCTCCTTTTGGAGAAAGGCCCCAAACGTGTCAGCCCGTTCTTCATTCCCATGATGATTGCCAACATGGGCTCAGGGCAGCTGTCGATCAGTTTAGGTGCCAAAGGTCCGAACACAACAACAGTGACGGCCTGTGCAACAGGAAGCCATTCGATTGGGGAGTCCTTCCGCCTGATCCAGCGCGGCGATGCGGATGCGATGATCTGTGGCGGTTCGGAGGCTACCATCCGTCCTACCGGAATGGCCGGCTTTTGTGCCATGAGAGCGATGTCTACACACAACGAAGAGCCTGAGAAAGCCAGCCGTCCGTTTGACATAGACCGTGACGGATTCGTAATGGGCGAAGGTGCAGGGATTCTGATTCTTGAATCACTGGAGCATGCCGAGAAACGCGGTGCCAAGATTTATGCGGAAGTGATTGGCTACGGTCTCAGCGCAGATGCCCATCATATGACAGAGCCGGACCCGGATGGTGCAGCACGCTGCATTAAGATGGCGATCCGCGATGCCGGAATTGCACCTGAAGAGATTGATTACATTAACGCACATGGAACTTCCACCCCTGTAGGCGACAAG encodes the following:
- the fabF gene encoding beta-ketoacyl-ACP synthase II, coding for MSHRVVVTGMGVITSLGTDLDTFWDNLMSGKSGVSTVDTFDVSEYTTKIAASVKDFDPEERFGRKEARKMDRFVQFAVAAGEDALKDSGLVIGEGIDAERIGVSVGSGIGGLGTWEDNHNLLLEKGPKRVSPFFIPMMIANMGSGQLSISLGAKGPNTTTVTACATGSHSIGESFRLIQRGDADAMICGGSEATIRPTGMAGFCAMRAMSTHNEEPEKASRPFDIDRDGFVMGEGAGILILESLEHAEKRGAKIYAEVIGYGLSADAHHMTEPDPDGAARCIKMAIRDAGIAPEEIDYINAHGTSTPVGDKSETSAVKKALGDHAYKVAISSTKSMTGHLLGAAGGVEAIICGLSLQKGMIAPTINLDNPDPECDLDYVPNVPRKADLNIVMSNSFGFGGHNATVILKKYNQ